The following are from one region of the Magallana gigas chromosome 4, xbMagGiga1.1, whole genome shotgun sequence genome:
- the LOC105346704 gene encoding uncharacterized protein gives MTSFQTIFLILLVEIVSFSGVAARRYSRSARYRSYYSGSSTEEDNTVAIIVVCSILGFFAIVTIVLLLRTKYCPFWSPKEAISDCVSDWKCCRAGEKNESKMHVSAVSPTVQLKEKEKRKSNWAPIKRHMSDLKIVMQTPKPVLLKRESKELEKNISLYESNPMHYRNFMEPPPAYEYLDPPPETKKQDESDFLQNRQRISRISRTISALRIEKVREEAKKSQEKSAPNGRRLKRVHSAL, from the exons ATGACGtcatttcaaaccattttccTGATACTCTTAGTTGAGATTG TGAGTTTTTCGGGGGTTGCAGCGAGAAGATATTCCCGATCTGCTCGGTACAGGTCTTACTACTCTGGCTCAAGCACAGAGGA ggaCAATACAGTGGCGATCATTGTTGTTTGCTCAATTTTGGGGTTTTTCGCTATAGTCACCATTGTGTTGCTTCTACGCACCAAATATTGCCCCTTTTGGTCCCCAAAGGAAGCTATTTCAGACTGTGTCAGCGACTGGAAATGCTGCAGGGCCGGAGAGAAAAACGAAAGCAAAATGCACGTCTCCGCGGTGTCCCCAACGGTACAACtcaaagaaaaggaaaaacGAAAGTCAAATTGGGCGCCAATCAAAAGGCACATGTCGGACTTAAAAATAGTCATGCAAACCCCTaaaccag TTCTTTTAAAGAGGGAGTCAAAGGAATTAGAAAAGAACATTTCTCTGTATGAATCGAACCCGATGCATTACCGCAATTTCATGGAACCGCCGCCTGCGTATGAGTACCTTGACCCACCGCCTGAAACCAAGAAGCAAGACGAGTCAGATTTTCTTCAAAATCGCCAAAGAATCAGTAGAATCAGTAGGACGATATCAGCATTACGTATAGAGAAGGTCAGAGAAGAGGCGAAGAAATCACAGGAAAAATCCGCCCCAAACGGTCGGCGGTTGAAGCGCGTCCACTCAGCACTATAA